In one Vulgatibacter incomptus genomic region, the following are encoded:
- a CDS encoding RluA family pseudouridine synthase encodes MDEFVDHRLEVSAEAAGRLDRFVASSLGRSRRFAMDAIERGLVAVDGRRARKGDLVRTGQQVSVRVPRLELVPQPELPLEVVYEDASVVVVSKPSGVPTHPLRAGERGTLANALAGRWPECASASRDPREGGVAHRLDTPTSGLVVAARDRASWESLRRQFSERTVRKEYLALASGRLSGPVMVDTPIAGQGRMRAVEDEGLVESGEAREAHTRVVVERAFDRWTLVRCVITTGVMHQIRVHLAHLGCPVAGDDRYGGPSPEGLERLFLHSAALGFDHPVTGERLEFESPLPSDLAACLANLAG; translated from the coding sequence GTGGACGAATTCGTGGACCATCGGCTGGAGGTCTCCGCGGAGGCGGCGGGGAGGCTCGATCGCTTCGTCGCCTCGTCGCTCGGGCGCTCGCGCAGGTTCGCGATGGACGCCATCGAGAGGGGCCTCGTCGCCGTGGACGGCCGCAGAGCGCGGAAGGGCGACCTCGTCCGCACGGGACAGCAGGTGAGCGTCCGCGTCCCTCGCCTGGAGCTGGTGCCCCAGCCGGAGCTGCCGCTCGAGGTCGTCTACGAGGACGCGAGCGTGGTGGTCGTCTCCAAGCCCAGCGGCGTCCCGACGCATCCCTTGCGCGCCGGCGAGAGGGGCACCCTCGCCAACGCCCTCGCGGGGCGCTGGCCCGAGTGCGCGTCGGCGAGCCGGGATCCGAGGGAGGGTGGCGTCGCCCATCGGCTCGATACGCCGACCTCGGGCCTGGTCGTCGCGGCCCGCGATCGCGCCTCCTGGGAGTCGCTGCGCCGGCAGTTCTCGGAGCGGACGGTCCGCAAGGAGTATCTCGCCCTCGCGTCCGGCCGCTTGTCCGGGCCTGTGATGGTCGACACTCCCATCGCAGGGCAGGGGAGAATGCGCGCCGTCGAGGACGAGGGGCTCGTGGAGAGCGGCGAGGCGCGGGAGGCGCACACCCGCGTCGTGGTCGAGCGCGCCTTCGATCGGTGGACGCTCGTGAGATGCGTGATCACCACCGGTGTCATGCACCAGATCCGGGTGCACCTCGCGCACCTGGGCTGTCCCGTGGCGGGCGACGACCGCTATGGGGGGCCGAGCCCCGAGGGCCTGGAGAGGCTCTTCCTCCACTCGGCGGCCCTCGGCTTCGACCATCCGGTCACCGGGGAGCGCCTGGAGTTCGAGTCGCCGCTGCCGTCCGATCTCGCCGCCTGCCTGGCGAACCTGGCGGGCTGA
- a CDS encoding 6-phosphofructokinase yields MSLVKVAVLTGGGDCPGLNAVIRAIVRRSEQRHLEVMGIRDGWEGLVEERHERLTRQRVSGILHLGGTILGTSRFNPFAIEDGPERVMRTLQRHNVGAVIAIGGDGTLSIAREMHALGVSIVGVPKTIDNDLGGTDYTFGFDTAVSIATEAIDRLHSTAEAHQRVIVVEVMGRHVGWIAAYAGLAGGADAILVPERPARIEEVIEHVERRRKEGRKFSIIVCAEGAMVDLGEGAKLISRGRDEWGHERLGGVAQSVAHAIEKRTGIETRVTVLGYVQRGGSPTASDRVLGTRYGVMAADLVASKRWGTMAALRGNEIVAVPLADATRSLKQLDPRIYDVASVFFG; encoded by the coding sequence GTGTCCCTCGTCAAGGTCGCGGTCCTCACGGGCGGGGGCGATTGCCCGGGCCTGAACGCCGTCATCCGCGCGATCGTGCGCCGCAGCGAGCAGCGCCACCTCGAGGTGATGGGGATCCGCGACGGCTGGGAGGGCCTCGTGGAGGAGCGGCACGAGCGCCTCACGCGCCAGCGCGTCTCCGGGATCCTCCACCTGGGCGGCACCATCCTGGGGACCTCGCGCTTCAACCCGTTCGCGATCGAGGACGGGCCGGAGCGCGTGATGCGTACGCTGCAGCGCCACAACGTGGGCGCGGTGATCGCGATCGGAGGCGACGGGACCCTCTCGATCGCCCGCGAGATGCACGCCCTCGGGGTCTCGATCGTCGGAGTGCCGAAGACCATCGACAACGACCTGGGCGGAACCGACTACACCTTCGGCTTCGACACCGCGGTCTCCATCGCCACCGAAGCCATCGATCGCCTCCACTCCACCGCCGAGGCGCATCAGCGAGTGATCGTGGTGGAGGTGATGGGACGGCACGTGGGCTGGATCGCGGCCTACGCCGGCCTCGCTGGAGGCGCCGACGCGATCCTCGTGCCGGAGCGCCCCGCCCGGATCGAGGAGGTGATCGAGCACGTGGAGCGGCGCCGGAAGGAGGGGCGGAAGTTCTCGATCATCGTCTGCGCCGAGGGCGCGATGGTGGATCTCGGCGAGGGCGCGAAGCTGATCTCCCGCGGCCGGGACGAGTGGGGCCACGAGCGCCTGGGCGGGGTCGCGCAATCCGTGGCACACGCGATCGAGAAGCGGACCGGGATCGAGACGCGGGTCACGGTGTTGGGCTACGTGCAGCGCGGGGGAAGTCCCACCGCCTCCGATCGGGTGCTCGGCACGAGGTACGGCGTGATGGCTGCCGATCTGGTCGCCTCGAAGCGGTGGGGGACCATGGCCGCCCTCCGCGGCAACGAGATTGTGGCGGTGCCGCTGGCGGACGCCACCCGCAGCCTCAAGCAGCTCGACCCGCGCATCTACGACGTCGCCAGCGTCTTCTTCGGGTAG
- a CDS encoding isocitrate dehydrogenase (NAD(+)) — translation MAHKVTYIPGDGIGPEVMEAAIAVIDATGVSIEWEKGEAGAEVEARVGTNLPTSTLEQIIRSHATLKGPTETGVGKGAKSANVALRKSLDLYANLRPVKSIPGVKTRYEDVDLVVVRENTEDLYSGLEHIVVPGVVESIKIITEKASTRIARFAFEHARKHGRKKVTAVHKANIMKLSDGLFLECCRNVSRAYPEIEYTEIIVDNCCLQLVRDPSRFDVLVLENLYGDIVSDLCAGLVGGLGVVPGANIGEVNAVFEAVHGTAPDIAGKGIANPTALLLSAELMLQHLGEMDAAKRLRGAIERVLGEGRVLNPDLGGTATTKEYVEALKAALA, via the coding sequence ATGGCACACAAGGTGACGTACATCCCAGGCGACGGCATCGGCCCCGAGGTGATGGAGGCGGCGATCGCGGTCATCGACGCCACGGGCGTCAGCATCGAGTGGGAGAAGGGCGAAGCGGGGGCGGAGGTCGAGGCCCGGGTCGGGACGAACCTGCCGACCTCCACCCTCGAGCAGATCATCCGCTCCCACGCGACGCTCAAGGGCCCGACCGAGACGGGCGTCGGCAAGGGCGCCAAGAGCGCGAACGTCGCGCTGCGGAAGTCTCTCGACCTCTACGCGAACCTCCGCCCGGTCAAGAGCATCCCCGGCGTGAAGACCCGCTACGAGGACGTGGATCTCGTGGTCGTGCGCGAGAACACGGAGGATCTCTACTCGGGCCTCGAGCACATCGTCGTCCCGGGCGTGGTCGAATCCATCAAGATCATCACCGAGAAGGCCTCCACCAGGATCGCCAGGTTCGCCTTCGAGCACGCCCGCAAGCATGGCCGCAAGAAGGTCACGGCCGTGCACAAGGCGAACATCATGAAGCTCTCCGACGGCCTCTTCCTGGAGTGCTGCCGGAACGTCTCCCGCGCCTATCCCGAGATCGAGTACACCGAGATCATCGTCGACAACTGCTGTCTGCAGCTCGTGCGCGATCCCTCGCGGTTCGACGTGCTCGTCCTCGAGAACCTCTACGGCGACATCGTGAGCGACCTCTGCGCCGGCCTCGTCGGTGGCCTGGGCGTGGTCCCCGGCGCGAACATCGGAGAGGTGAACGCCGTCTTCGAGGCGGTGCACGGTACGGCGCCGGATATCGCGGGCAAGGGGATCGCGAACCCCACTGCGCTGCTGCTCTCCGCGGAGCTCATGCTCCAGCACCTCGGGGAGATGGACGCCGCGAAGCGCCTCCGGGGCGCCATCGAGCGGGTCCTCGGCGAGGGCCGCGTGCTCAACCCGGACCTCGGCGGCACCGCCACCACGAAGGAATACGTCGAGGCGCTCAAGGCCGCGCTGGCGTAA
- a CDS encoding FumA C-terminus/TtdB family hydratase beta subunit has translation MPKKIELPITESAIRELRIGDEVEISGPMVLGRDAAHKHLVKAFDPEFDRLARDRFLYHCGPVVSRTADGGYRFVAAGPTTSIREEPYEAQVIEQYGVRGVIGKGGMGPRTLEAMRKHGCVYLHAIGGLAVVLAEKVVKVHGAHMLDELGVPEAMWSIEVKDFPCVITMDSHGGSLHETMFAQSRDAAQALMEQGLAAPKVSAAKRQG, from the coding sequence ATGCCCAAGAAGATCGAGCTTCCCATCACCGAGTCGGCCATCCGCGAGCTGCGGATCGGGGACGAGGTGGAGATCAGCGGCCCCATGGTCCTGGGCCGCGACGCCGCACACAAGCACCTGGTGAAGGCCTTCGACCCCGAGTTCGATCGCCTCGCTCGCGATCGCTTCCTCTACCACTGCGGCCCGGTCGTCAGCCGGACCGCTGACGGCGGCTACCGCTTCGTGGCGGCCGGCCCCACGACGTCGATCCGTGAGGAGCCCTACGAGGCCCAGGTGATCGAGCAGTACGGGGTCCGCGGCGTCATCGGCAAGGGCGGCATGGGTCCGCGGACGCTCGAGGCCATGCGCAAGCACGGCTGCGTCTACCTCCACGCCATCGGCGGTCTCGCCGTGGTCCTCGCCGAGAAGGTGGTGAAGGTCCACGGCGCCCACATGCTCGACGAGCTGGGCGTCCCCGAGGCGATGTGGTCGATCGAGGTGAAGGACTTCCCCTGCGTGATCACCATGGACTCCCACGGCGGCTCGCTCCACGAGACGATGTTCGCCCAGTCCCGCGACGCAGCGCAGGCGCTGATGGAGCAGGGTCTGGCCGCGCCGAAGGTCAGTGCCGCCAAGCGTCAGGGGTGA
- a CDS encoding superoxide dismutase yields the protein MSKYEAKDFNHLLGKVNGLSEAQLKAHFGLYQGYVNKLNEIWEKLGTVDKSKANYSFNEYSELKRREPVAYNGTFLHELYFSNLGHEGAVSPDLKKAIEASFGSFDNWMIDAKACLASAHGWTLTVYDWNLNRVSNMLVQSEHHVGLWPNVSVLCAVDAWEHAYMIDYGTKKPDYVNNVMNALNWNAINERFAHINPPKK from the coding sequence ATGTCCAAGTACGAGGCAAAGGACTTCAACCACCTTCTCGGCAAGGTGAACGGTCTCTCCGAGGCCCAGCTCAAGGCGCACTTCGGCCTGTACCAGGGCTACGTGAACAAGCTGAACGAGATCTGGGAGAAGCTCGGCACGGTGGACAAGTCGAAGGCGAACTACTCCTTCAACGAGTACTCCGAGCTCAAGCGCCGCGAGCCCGTGGCGTACAACGGCACGTTCCTCCACGAGCTCTACTTCTCGAACCTGGGACACGAGGGCGCCGTCTCCCCCGACCTGAAGAAGGCCATCGAGGCCAGCTTCGGCTCCTTCGACAACTGGATGATCGACGCGAAGGCCTGCCTCGCGTCGGCGCACGGCTGGACGCTCACGGTCTACGACTGGAACCTGAACCGGGTGTCCAACATGCTCGTCCAGAGCGAGCACCACGTGGGCCTGTGGCCGAACGTGAGCGTCCTCTGCGCGGTCGACGCGTGGGAGCACGCCTACATGATCGACTACGGCACCAAGAAGCCGGACTACGTGAACAACGTGATGAACGCGCTCAACTGGAACGCGATCAACGAGCGGTTCGCGCACATCAACCCGCCCAAGAAGTAG
- a CDS encoding putative metallopeptidase — MTRTGRPNLGKTIKAVMRDAARRLPEFAHIDASRILIVAGEARRASRATVRPMCFADSRTRFSLDGKRAKPIVQLRGTQMLYVVAFRPRFFMRSTPEQRVETILHELWHMAQEFDGTLHRARRHAVLPGQRFHDVFQPLVKRYLSAVPPKLLAALAFHGEGIMRHWLERPAPFFHVDGRNPSKPARRPIFTEAQLFYGPVKMITPDAWRH; from the coding sequence ATGACGCGAACGGGCCGTCCCAACCTCGGCAAGACGATCAAGGCCGTGATGCGCGACGCGGCGCGGCGGCTGCCCGAATTCGCCCATATTGACGCATCGCGGATCCTGATCGTCGCGGGGGAGGCGAGGCGGGCCAGCCGGGCGACCGTGCGCCCCATGTGCTTCGCCGACTCCCGGACCCGATTCTCTCTGGACGGGAAGCGGGCCAAGCCGATCGTGCAGCTCCGCGGCACGCAGATGCTCTACGTGGTGGCGTTCCGGCCCAGGTTCTTCATGCGGTCCACGCCCGAGCAGCGGGTGGAGACGATCCTCCACGAGCTCTGGCACATGGCGCAGGAGTTCGACGGCACCCTCCATCGGGCCCGCCGCCACGCAGTCCTACCGGGGCAACGGTTCCACGACGTGTTCCAGCCGCTGGTCAAACGCTATCTGTCCGCGGTGCCCCCCAAGCTCCTGGCCGCCCTCGCGTTCCATGGAGAGGGGATCATGCGCCATTGGCTCGAGAGGCCCGCGCCCTTCTTCCACGTGGACGGGCGGAACCCGTCCAAGCCGGCGCGGCGCCCGATCTTCACGGAGGCCCAGCTCTTCTACGGGCCGGTGAAGATGATCACCCCTGACGCTTGGCGGCACTGA
- a CDS encoding fumarate hydratase: protein MATLRPQLLELIRHTSSGLPEDVLDALARARDLETEGSRAWSTFELMIQNVEAAREASAPICQDTGTLIFYVDYGPDHTAHALEKEIVDAVREATKRSYLRPNAVDSITGQNSGDNVGNGSPYIHFHARKEKGVQVRLMMKGGGCENVGGQYSLPDESIGAGRDLDGIRRCIIDAVQKAQGYGCAPGTVGVGVGGDRVTSYIESKEQLFRPLYDENPNATLAALEQELTGSLQGLNIGPMGFGGKTTVLGVKIGARHRVPASFFVSISYMCWAYRKGELVVKGQKAHLDGRPLAVAVPKRKAASAATAAKVAGGKAAAKAPAKAAGKTVAKAPAKAAGKTVAKAPAKAAGRTVAKAPAKAAGKTVAKAPAKAAGKTLAKAPATTAAKAAAKKAAPKSTGKKPAVAIPSRRATRRKLPIL, encoded by the coding sequence ATGGCAACTCTCAGACCCCAGCTTCTCGAGCTGATCCGCCACACCTCCTCCGGGCTGCCCGAGGACGTGCTCGACGCCCTGGCCCGGGCGCGCGACCTCGAGACCGAAGGCTCGCGCGCGTGGTCGACGTTCGAGCTGATGATCCAGAACGTGGAGGCCGCCCGCGAGGCGAGCGCGCCGATCTGCCAGGACACCGGCACGCTGATCTTCTACGTGGACTACGGCCCGGACCACACCGCCCACGCCCTCGAGAAGGAGATCGTCGACGCGGTCCGCGAGGCCACCAAGCGCTCGTACCTGCGCCCCAACGCGGTGGACTCGATCACGGGACAGAACTCCGGCGACAACGTCGGCAACGGCTCCCCGTACATCCACTTCCACGCCCGCAAGGAGAAGGGCGTGCAGGTGCGGCTGATGATGAAGGGCGGCGGCTGCGAGAACGTCGGCGGCCAGTACTCGCTGCCCGACGAGAGCATCGGCGCCGGCCGCGACCTCGACGGGATCCGGCGCTGCATCATCGACGCGGTGCAGAAGGCCCAGGGCTATGGCTGCGCGCCGGGCACGGTGGGCGTCGGCGTCGGCGGCGATCGCGTCACGAGCTACATCGAGTCGAAGGAGCAGCTCTTCCGCCCGCTCTACGACGAGAACCCGAACGCCACCCTCGCCGCGCTGGAGCAGGAGCTCACCGGCTCGCTCCAGGGGCTCAACATCGGCCCGATGGGCTTCGGCGGGAAGACCACCGTCCTCGGGGTGAAGATCGGCGCGCGGCACCGGGTGCCGGCGAGCTTCTTCGTCTCGATCAGCTACATGTGCTGGGCGTATCGGAAGGGTGAGCTGGTCGTGAAGGGGCAGAAGGCCCACCTCGACGGAAGGCCCCTCGCGGTGGCGGTCCCGAAGCGCAAGGCCGCGTCGGCGGCGACCGCGGCGAAGGTCGCGGGCGGTAAGGCGGCGGCGAAGGCTCCTGCGAAGGCGGCCGGGAAGACCGTGGCCAAGGCTCCCGCGAAGGCGGCCGGAAAGACCGTGGCCAAGGCTCCCGCGAAGGCGGCCGGAAGGACCGTGGCCAAGGCTCCCGCGAAGGCGGCCGGAAAGACCGTGGCCAAGGCTCCCGCGAAGGCGGCCGGAAAGACCTTGGCCAAGGCTCCCGCGACGACCGCTGCCAAGGCGGCCGCGAAGAAGGCCGCCCCCAAGTCGACTGGCAAGAAGCCGGCAGTGGCGATCCCCTCCCGCCGCGCGACCCGCCGCAAGCTTCCCATCCTCTGA
- a CDS encoding LEA type 2 family protein, producing MNRALRIRGTIAGAAAALAAGGCAGAQVAPEPIVSKAEVMKIEVTDQSFTTFTSTATLKLDPAQAHPAREARYELFVGDGRKLLAAGKVSLGADVAAGGTVEIAATAPYADEDDLGDVMEREAPLPYVFKGTVTTDDGHIFEFQRAAMVRAPRVPNASVWHVETSIQDKEVSLVFFLRVENMNPFELQLNGLAFDLAINGTKLVEKGTAGRKQRVPPSATANLEIPFTLSKENFPQVEQIIRSRARMQYLIDGQIQLSIGHIPVELAGPIEF from the coding sequence ATGAATCGAGCACTTCGAATCCGAGGAACGATCGCCGGGGCGGCCGCGGCTCTGGCCGCAGGTGGATGCGCCGGCGCCCAGGTGGCGCCCGAGCCCATCGTCAGCAAGGCCGAGGTCATGAAGATCGAGGTGACGGATCAGTCCTTCACCACCTTCACCTCGACCGCGACGCTGAAGCTCGACCCGGCGCAGGCCCACCCCGCGCGCGAGGCACGCTACGAGCTCTTCGTCGGAGACGGCAGGAAGCTCCTCGCCGCCGGCAAGGTCTCGCTCGGCGCCGACGTGGCCGCGGGGGGCACCGTGGAGATCGCCGCCACCGCGCCCTACGCCGACGAGGACGATCTCGGCGATGTGATGGAGCGGGAGGCGCCGCTGCCCTACGTGTTCAAGGGCACGGTGACCACCGACGACGGCCACATCTTCGAGTTCCAGCGGGCGGCGATGGTCCGCGCGCCCAGGGTCCCGAACGCGTCGGTGTGGCACGTCGAGACGAGCATCCAGGACAAGGAGGTCAGCCTGGTCTTCTTCCTCCGCGTCGAGAACATGAACCCCTTCGAGCTCCAGCTCAACGGTCTCGCCTTCGACCTCGCCATCAACGGGACGAAGCTGGTCGAGAAGGGCACCGCCGGCCGCAAGCAGCGTGTCCCGCCGAGCGCGACCGCCAACCTCGAGATCCCCTTCACCCTGAGCAAGGAGAACTTCCCGCAGGTGGAGCAGATCATCCGCTCCAGGGCGAGGATGCAGTACCTGATCGACGGGCAGATCCAGCTCTCGATCGGGCACATCCCGGTGGAGCTCGCCGGCCCCATCGAGTTCTAA
- a CDS encoding YgfZ/GcvT domain-containing protein has product MARILPLHSSHVSAGARLGMRDDAEIVLSFREASREWSSLTESAGVADRSHRAVLRVTGPEAKLFLHGLVTNQVKAVEAGQGNYTAIINARGKTLGDGRMLVVGKEELLLDLEPESREKVLSHLDQLLISEDCELHDVTDRWAILGVYGPESARVVADALGSAIPSLPLHHHVAVPFEGGEVRVVAAAPAGVAGLDFFVERSVVEPLWNRLLGAASRHGGGPIGDEILDAARIHHAIPRYGAELDESTIPLEVNLERAISYTKGCYVGQEVIAKATYRGQVRRKLVQLRVPHGAAPGASLLEGEKVAGALVSVLDPDPAGGGPLALGFVRPDRLELGARLAIEGGGEAEISWVPPPRE; this is encoded by the coding sequence ATGGCACGCATTCTTCCGCTCCATTCCTCTCACGTCTCTGCAGGCGCCCGCCTGGGCATGCGCGACGACGCCGAGATCGTGCTCTCCTTCCGTGAGGCCTCCCGGGAGTGGAGCTCCCTCACCGAGTCCGCCGGCGTCGCCGATCGCTCCCATCGCGCGGTCCTCCGCGTCACCGGCCCCGAGGCGAAGCTCTTCCTGCACGGCCTGGTGACGAACCAGGTGAAGGCGGTCGAAGCAGGGCAGGGGAACTACACGGCGATCATCAACGCCCGTGGCAAGACCCTGGGCGACGGGAGGATGCTGGTCGTCGGCAAGGAGGAGCTGCTCCTCGACCTCGAGCCGGAGTCGAGGGAGAAGGTGCTCTCGCACCTCGACCAGCTCCTGATCTCGGAGGACTGCGAGCTTCACGACGTCACGGATCGCTGGGCGATCCTCGGTGTCTATGGGCCGGAATCGGCCCGCGTCGTGGCGGATGCCCTCGGATCTGCGATTCCATCGCTTCCCTTGCACCACCATGTGGCCGTGCCTTTCGAGGGCGGAGAGGTGAGGGTGGTTGCGGCGGCGCCCGCCGGCGTGGCCGGACTGGATTTCTTCGTGGAGCGCTCGGTGGTAGAGCCCCTCTGGAACCGTTTGCTGGGGGCCGCGAGCCGGCACGGAGGCGGCCCGATCGGAGACGAGATCCTGGACGCCGCGAGGATCCACCACGCGATCCCGCGATATGGAGCCGAGCTCGACGAGTCGACGATCCCGCTGGAGGTGAACCTCGAGAGGGCCATCAGCTACACCAAGGGCTGCTACGTCGGCCAGGAGGTGATCGCGAAGGCCACCTACCGGGGACAGGTCCGCCGGAAGCTCGTGCAGCTCCGGGTGCCCCACGGCGCGGCTCCAGGTGCTTCGCTCCTGGAGGGCGAGAAGGTCGCAGGGGCCCTCGTGTCGGTCCTCGACCCCGATCCCGCCGGGGGCGGCCCGCTGGCCCTCGGCTTCGTCCGGCCCGATCGGCTGGAGCTGGGCGCCAGGCTCGCGATCGAAGGCGGCGGCGAGGCCGAGATCTCCTGGGTTCCGCCGCCCAGGGAATGA
- the pcnB gene encoding polynucleotide adenylyltransferase PcnB, with protein sequence MNEEPSRDKQEAEAHPRTESEALRRHSEPLAALTALDPFGPPPEIPFEQLDPDALKVIHRLRSHGHQAYLVGGCVRDLLLGLVPKDFDVATSAHPGEIRAIFRNCRLIGRRFRLAHVFFRGGKVIETATFRANPSEADSGAGGPGDLLITQDNVFGSAEQDARRRDFTINGLFYDVILGRVIDYVDGRADLEKRQIRTIGEPAVRMQEDPVRILRAVRFAAKAGLEIEAETWKSMCDYKGELARCAPPRVLEEIFRLLRSGHSHRCIELLHRLDGLKVLLPPLASFLEQSEDERSQALFGSLRLLDEVVRRGPLPDDSVLLSTLLVHLSQHELIKGRAGSADRARQATGAEVQNGAALANGVPSQEQPGVSGEARAEEADASGPDVLDELEALEERSNAEAPLPAEVEEGEAPQVPWSISASARSVDELLAELVRSARLPRRIAERSRLLLHAQRILSGERKRRGSPAKFLRQPYFADALLIYELYVVATGHGAESLARWKARTPETAAPVPREPARAEAVAEAVEAVAPVAPAETPGGRGRKRRRRGRAKDEVSVVEAAEAMAVAAMPTELSGPESLPPEAERRPPPGPASLLPF encoded by the coding sequence ATGAACGAAGAACCGAGTCGAGACAAGCAAGAGGCGGAAGCCCACCCACGCACTGAGTCCGAGGCGCTCCGCCGCCACTCGGAGCCCCTTGCGGCGCTCACCGCGCTCGACCCCTTCGGTCCCCCGCCCGAGATCCCCTTCGAGCAGCTCGATCCCGACGCGCTCAAGGTGATCCACCGGCTGCGCTCACACGGTCATCAGGCGTATCTCGTCGGCGGCTGCGTGCGCGACCTCCTCCTCGGTCTCGTCCCGAAGGACTTCGACGTCGCGACGAGCGCCCACCCTGGAGAGATCCGGGCGATCTTCCGGAACTGCCGCCTGATCGGGAGGCGCTTCCGGCTCGCACACGTCTTCTTCCGCGGCGGCAAGGTGATCGAGACGGCCACCTTCCGGGCCAACCCCAGCGAGGCCGACTCCGGCGCCGGGGGCCCCGGTGACCTCCTGATCACGCAGGACAACGTCTTCGGCAGCGCCGAGCAGGACGCCCGCCGCCGCGACTTCACGATCAACGGGCTGTTCTACGATGTGATCCTCGGCCGGGTGATCGACTACGTCGACGGCCGGGCGGACCTCGAGAAGCGTCAAATCCGCACGATTGGGGAGCCGGCGGTCCGGATGCAGGAGGATCCGGTCCGGATCCTCCGCGCGGTCCGCTTCGCGGCCAAGGCCGGGCTCGAGATCGAAGCCGAGACCTGGAAGTCCATGTGCGACTACAAGGGCGAGCTCGCGCGCTGCGCGCCGCCCCGTGTGCTCGAGGAGATCTTCCGGCTGCTCCGCTCGGGGCACTCCCACCGTTGCATCGAGCTCCTCCATCGCCTGGACGGGCTGAAGGTCCTCCTTCCTCCCCTCGCATCCTTCCTCGAGCAGTCGGAAGACGAGCGCAGCCAGGCTCTCTTCGGCTCGCTTCGGCTCCTGGACGAGGTCGTCCGCCGCGGCCCGCTCCCCGACGACTCGGTCCTGCTCTCGACCCTCCTGGTCCACCTCTCCCAGCACGAGCTGATCAAGGGTCGCGCCGGATCGGCGGACCGGGCTCGACAGGCTACCGGGGCGGAGGTGCAGAACGGCGCCGCCCTGGCCAATGGCGTCCCATCCCAGGAGCAGCCGGGAGTCTCCGGCGAAGCCCGCGCGGAGGAGGCGGACGCGTCCGGCCCCGACGTCCTCGACGAGCTCGAGGCCCTGGAGGAGCGGAGCAACGCGGAGGCCCCGCTGCCCGCCGAGGTCGAGGAAGGGGAGGCCCCGCAGGTGCCCTGGAGCATCTCGGCCTCCGCGCGGTCGGTCGACGAGCTCCTGGCGGAGCTGGTCCGCAGCGCCCGCCTTCCGCGCCGGATCGCCGAGCGCTCGAGGCTGCTGCTCCACGCGCAGCGGATCCTCTCGGGCGAGCGCAAGCGGCGAGGCTCCCCTGCCAAGTTCCTTCGGCAGCCGTACTTCGCCGACGCCCTCCTGATCTACGAGCTCTACGTCGTGGCCACCGGCCACGGCGCCGAGAGCCTGGCGCGCTGGAAGGCCCGCACCCCAGAGACCGCGGCACCGGTTCCGCGGGAGCCTGCGCGCGCCGAGGCGGTGGCCGAGGCCGTGGAGGCGGTCGCTCCCGTGGCGCCCGCCGAGACGCCTGGAGGACGCGGCAGGAAGCGCCGCCGCAGGGGCCGAGCCAAGGACGAGGTTTCGGTCGTCGAGGCCGCGGAGGCCATGGCGGTGGCCGCGATGCCGACGGAGCTCTCGGGCCCCGAAAGCCTGCCGCCGGAGGCCGAGCGCCGTCCGCCGCCGGGCCCCGCGTCCCTGCTCCCCTTCTAA
- the yhbY gene encoding ribosome assembly RNA-binding protein YhbY, which yields MTLAGKDRRALRALGHHLEPVIQLGQRGITAALVEASNDALADHELIKVRVLEACPLDRHEAAEQLAQETGSELAQVLGRTFLLYKRNPESPKIAIGTPPKAALHGHVGGEGDRPAARKPKRAITQGAADEGAPGRAAKKEPAGKRRSGTGAALPPRRHR from the coding sequence GTGACCCTGGCTGGAAAAGATCGCCGTGCCCTGCGAGCCCTCGGGCACCACCTCGAGCCGGTGATCCAGCTCGGCCAGCGGGGGATCACCGCCGCCCTGGTCGAAGCGTCGAACGACGCGCTCGCGGACCACGAGCTGATCAAGGTCAGGGTCCTGGAAGCCTGCCCGCTCGACCGCCACGAGGCCGCCGAGCAGCTCGCCCAGGAGACAGGCTCGGAGCTCGCGCAGGTCCTCGGGCGGACCTTCCTGCTCTACAAGCGGAACCCCGAGTCGCCGAAGATCGCGATCGGGACCCCGCCGAAGGCCGCGCTCCACGGTCACGTCGGAGGAGAGGGCGACCGGCCCGCCGCCCGCAAGCCGAAGCGCGCCATCACGCAGGGCGCCGCCGACGAGGGCGCCCCGGGGCGCGCTGCCAAGAAGGAGCCCGCCGGGAAGCGGCGCTCCGGCACCGGCGCAGCGCTCCCGCCCCGCCGGCACCGCTGA